The Tautonia rosea genome includes a region encoding these proteins:
- a CDS encoding PSD1 and planctomycete cytochrome C domain-containing protein translates to MPGPHQRRVQEFALLLASCSCLTSARASSDVPSYNRDIRPILSENCFSCHGPDPASRKADLRLDMFEAAVADRGGYAALVPGDPELSELLYRVESDDELDVMPPPESHKTLTDDQKELLRVWIASGAEYEPHWSFVPPQRPEVPEIEPHEDRIHPIDAFIRSMLRREGLDLAPEASPHTLVRRLSFDLTGLPPTPEDVEVFVADPSPEAYRGMVDRLLESPHHGERMAMWWLDAARYADTDGFQQDAVRDNWPWRDWVIDAFRHNMPFDQFTIEQFAGDLLPDATSEQVLATAFHRNHMTNGEGGRDPEESRIDYVIDRVNTTGTVWLGMTLGCAQCHAHKFDPISHADYYELFAFFNSIDEDGQAGRAAKPYLTYESPYAARALREAEETLSKRLTTEQLARQEARSGFDDWLKDQMEQVLLGFQPWHTLQPTMLESVEGTVLTQGDDGIIDAGGPNPQQDDYRIIGLPDLDRITGIRLEVLPISHGDRNLLSRGKSGEFILTDVKLQVRRRGRSQVRSISLTGAIADAEREVRGRDYGRVLDTLDDDPRNGWTTGPEGRDQPHVAVFELEAPLTLEEDEELVFVMLHRSTLGDANIARFRVSVTDQPGAAVRSLEPMPLQRLAEAKTENLGTICSELREDLFEQYLIDHHAYQHERAMLDLAQRQLDEVRKAAGPVEVMVLADRETLRTTHILERGVWDQKGEPVVPAVPEAISPRLSDQTRSRLDLAEWLVARENPLTARVVVNQLWQLCFGEGLVRTPEDFGSQGEPPTHPDLLDWLAVEFMDHDWDVRHILRLIVTSETYRQSSQFREEIRERDPENRLLARAPRFRLPSWMIRDAALRSSGLLNIAIGGPPVRPYQPEGVWEEMFMGRLRYEPSQGPAQYRRTLYAFWRRSAAPTFLFDSAQRRVCEVMPRRTNTPLHALTLLNDRGMLEASAELARLAMTECEGVDERLGFIVSRILSRPPGPDEMDILLREYDRAARYYTQTPDDAVALLDGLGNTGSSSVSSVPERAAFTVVASMVYNLDEAISRE, encoded by the coding sequence CTACCGCGTTGAGTCGGACGATGAACTTGATGTCATGCCTCCGCCGGAATCGCATAAGACACTCACCGACGATCAGAAGGAACTTCTTCGCGTATGGATTGCTTCCGGGGCTGAGTACGAGCCGCACTGGTCGTTCGTCCCCCCGCAGCGGCCTGAGGTTCCCGAGATCGAACCCCATGAGGACCGCATCCATCCGATCGACGCCTTCATCCGCAGCATGCTTCGTCGTGAGGGCCTGGATCTCGCTCCGGAGGCTTCACCGCATACCCTGGTGCGCCGCCTTTCCTTCGACCTCACGGGACTCCCTCCCACACCAGAGGACGTTGAGGTGTTCGTCGCCGACCCATCACCCGAGGCGTATCGAGGGATGGTCGACCGCCTTCTGGAATCACCCCATCATGGTGAGCGGATGGCAATGTGGTGGCTCGACGCAGCCCGGTATGCGGACACCGACGGCTTCCAGCAGGATGCGGTCCGTGACAATTGGCCCTGGCGTGACTGGGTCATCGACGCATTTCGTCACAACATGCCGTTCGATCAGTTCACCATCGAGCAATTCGCGGGCGACCTGCTTCCCGACGCCACATCCGAGCAGGTTCTGGCTACCGCGTTTCATCGCAACCACATGACCAACGGTGAGGGGGGGCGTGACCCCGAAGAGTCTCGGATTGATTACGTCATCGATCGGGTCAACACCACCGGTACGGTCTGGCTTGGAATGACCCTCGGTTGCGCTCAATGCCACGCTCACAAGTTCGACCCGATCTCGCATGCAGATTACTACGAGCTGTTTGCGTTCTTTAACAGTATTGACGAGGATGGTCAGGCAGGTCGAGCTGCCAAGCCCTATTTGACCTATGAGTCGCCTTATGCGGCTCGCGCTCTTCGTGAGGCCGAGGAAACGTTATCGAAGCGACTGACGACGGAACAGTTAGCACGCCAGGAGGCTCGGAGCGGGTTCGATGACTGGCTCAAGGATCAGATGGAGCAGGTGCTCCTGGGATTCCAGCCCTGGCATACCCTCCAGCCGACAATGCTCGAGTCGGTCGAGGGAACTGTGCTCACCCAGGGGGACGACGGGATCATTGATGCTGGCGGCCCCAACCCACAACAGGACGATTACCGAATTATTGGATTGCCTGACCTTGACCGAATCACCGGCATCCGGCTCGAAGTCCTCCCCATCTCCCATGGCGATCGAAATCTTCTGTCCAGGGGAAAGAGTGGGGAGTTCATCCTCACCGACGTGAAGTTGCAGGTGCGTCGGCGAGGTCGGTCCCAGGTTCGCTCCATCTCGCTTACGGGAGCCATTGCCGACGCCGAGCGCGAAGTCAGAGGACGCGATTACGGCCGAGTTCTCGACACGCTCGATGACGATCCACGCAACGGCTGGACGACCGGCCCGGAGGGGCGAGATCAACCTCACGTGGCCGTCTTCGAACTCGAGGCCCCTCTCACCCTGGAGGAGGACGAGGAACTTGTCTTCGTCATGCTCCACCGCTCGACGCTAGGGGATGCCAATATCGCCCGATTTCGCGTTTCCGTGACCGATCAACCGGGAGCCGCCGTCCGCTCACTCGAACCGATGCCGCTTCAACGGCTCGCCGAAGCAAAGACCGAGAATCTCGGTACGATCTGCTCTGAATTGCGGGAAGACCTTTTTGAGCAGTACCTCATTGACCACCATGCCTATCAGCATGAGCGGGCCATGCTCGACCTTGCGCAGCGGCAACTTGACGAAGTACGCAAGGCTGCAGGGCCGGTGGAAGTGATGGTGCTTGCCGATCGGGAGACACTTCGCACAACCCACATCCTCGAGCGTGGGGTTTGGGATCAGAAGGGCGAGCCAGTTGTCCCAGCAGTTCCGGAAGCAATCTCGCCTCGGCTCTCGGATCAGACCCGTTCACGGCTCGATCTGGCCGAATGGCTGGTGGCACGCGAGAATCCGCTGACTGCCCGGGTGGTCGTGAATCAGCTCTGGCAACTGTGCTTCGGAGAGGGCCTGGTCCGCACCCCTGAGGACTTTGGCTCCCAGGGCGAGCCGCCGACGCACCCTGATCTCCTCGACTGGCTTGCCGTCGAGTTCATGGACCACGACTGGGACGTGCGTCACATCCTCCGATTGATCGTTACCAGCGAGACCTACCGTCAGTCCAGTCAGTTCCGTGAGGAAATTCGAGAGCGTGATCCTGAGAACCGCTTGCTGGCCCGAGCTCCCCGCTTTCGGCTGCCAAGCTGGATGATCCGCGATGCGGCCCTTCGGTCCAGTGGTCTGCTCAACATTGCGATCGGTGGCCCTCCGGTGCGGCCATATCAGCCAGAGGGAGTCTGGGAAGAAATGTTCATGGGACGGCTCCGTTACGAGCCGAGTCAGGGGCCTGCCCAGTATCGGCGAACCCTTTATGCGTTTTGGAGGCGATCGGCAGCACCCACCTTCCTCTTCGACAGCGCCCAGCGGCGCGTCTGCGAGGTCATGCCTCGACGGACCAATACACCACTCCACGCGCTCACTTTGCTCAACGATCGAGGCATGCTTGAGGCCTCCGCGGAGCTGGCCCGTCTTGCGATGACTGAATGCGAGGGAGTCGACGAACGCCTTGGCTTTATCGTTTCCCGGATCCTCTCTCGGCCGCCAGGGCCCGACGAGATGGACATTCTCCTTCGAGAGTACGATCGCGCCGCTCGTTACTACACGCAGACTCCCGACGATGCCGTAGCATTGCTCGATGGGTTGGGCAATACCGGGTCCAGTTCGGTGAGTTCAGTCCCCGAACGCGCCGCTTTCACCGTCGTCGCCAGCATGGTCTATAATCTGGACGAGGCGATCTCCCGTGAATGA
- a CDS encoding DUF1501 domain-containing protein: MSRRYFLGRCTGVGLGAIALGVIDAAAAALVGQRTLAGLPGLPHFPPRAKQVIFLTQSGGPSQIELFDHKPGLEHWAGKELPESVRQGQRVTTMTANQKQLIMPSRTRFARFGECRATIGEWLPYLSEVVDDLCFVKSMVTDQINHAPAMTKFLTGHQLAGRPSIGGWTSYGLGSENRDLPDYLVLISRMQRPSDQPLYDHYWGSGFLPSRYQGVKLRNARDPVLYLRDPKGMPRHLRRGMLDGLGELNQFHLDETGDPEIATRIQQYEMAWQMQSSVPELSDLSDEPEEVFELYGPDSRRPGTYAANCILARRLVERGVRFVQLFHPDWDHHSRLKSWCTARCRDTDQASAALVKDLKRRGLLDETLVVWGGEFGRGVAGQGQWDSPEAGRDHHPRCFTVWLAGGGIKAGLTHGATDDFSFNVVEDPVHVRDLHATILHLLGIDHEQFTYRYQGLDFKLTGVEHARVVKPLLA; the protein is encoded by the coding sequence ATGTCCCGCCGCTATTTCCTCGGCCGCTGCACCGGTGTCGGCCTGGGAGCCATCGCGCTTGGCGTGATAGACGCGGCCGCCGCGGCTCTGGTTGGACAGAGAACACTCGCAGGACTGCCTGGTCTTCCCCATTTTCCACCCCGTGCGAAGCAAGTCATCTTCCTGACCCAGTCGGGCGGGCCCTCCCAGATCGAGCTGTTCGACCACAAGCCTGGGCTGGAGCATTGGGCTGGCAAAGAACTGCCCGAGAGCGTCCGACAAGGGCAGCGCGTCACCACGATGACAGCCAACCAAAAGCAGTTGATCATGCCTTCCCGGACCCGATTTGCTCGGTTCGGTGAGTGTCGCGCGACGATCGGGGAGTGGCTCCCCTACCTCTCCGAAGTGGTCGACGATCTCTGCTTCGTCAAATCGATGGTTACCGATCAGATTAACCATGCCCCGGCGATGACGAAGTTCCTGACCGGGCATCAGCTTGCCGGTCGTCCGAGCATTGGCGGTTGGACGAGCTACGGACTTGGCAGCGAGAACCGCGACTTGCCGGATTACCTCGTTCTCATCTCTCGGATGCAGCGGCCGAGTGACCAGCCGCTTTACGACCACTACTGGGGCAGTGGCTTCCTCCCATCTCGTTACCAGGGTGTCAAGCTCCGCAATGCTCGTGATCCGGTTCTCTATCTTCGGGACCCCAAAGGTATGCCCCGACATCTCCGCCGAGGCATGCTTGACGGACTCGGAGAACTGAACCAATTCCATCTGGACGAAACAGGCGACCCCGAAATCGCGACACGGATCCAGCAGTACGAGATGGCCTGGCAGATGCAGTCAAGCGTTCCGGAGCTGAGCGACCTCAGCGACGAACCCGAGGAAGTCTTCGAGCTGTACGGCCCCGACTCGCGACGGCCCGGAACTTATGCTGCCAACTGTATCCTCGCTCGTCGACTCGTCGAGCGTGGCGTGCGGTTTGTCCAACTCTTTCATCCCGATTGGGACCATCACAGCCGCTTGAAATCGTGGTGCACCGCCCGTTGTCGCGACACCGACCAGGCAAGTGCCGCCTTGGTGAAAGACTTGAAGCGCCGAGGGCTGCTCGACGAAACGCTCGTCGTCTGGGGTGGTGAGTTCGGCCGAGGTGTTGCCGGCCAGGGCCAATGGGACAGCCCCGAAGCTGGACGCGACCATCATCCTCGTTGCTTTACCGTCTGGCTCGCCGGCGGAGGGATTAAGGCGGGCCTCACCCACGGTGCCACCGATGACTTTAGCTTCAATGTTGTGGAGGACCCCGTCCACGTCCGCGACCTGCACGCCACAATCCTCCACCTCCTCGGAATCGACCACGAGCAATTCACCTACCGCTACCAAGGGCTGGACTTCAAGCTCACCGGAGTTGAGCATGCTCGTGTCGTAAAGCCCCTGCTGGCGTGA
- a CDS encoding alpha/beta hydrolase, translating into MNQQRIALIVLALLPPCTTSRAQEVKTDIPYVENGHERHVLDVYTPEEDAEQSLPVVFWIHGGGWQTGDKSDVALKPKVLTDRGFLFVSTNYRLLPDVDMETLMNDVAQAIGWVHRNIAEYGGDPKRIVVGGHSAGAQIAALLCTDTRYLGAQGVPFDALKGCIPVDGDTYDIPKIIMTAEFRQALYGGEMFTFGHRQKFGNDPNKHVDFSAVTHVAKNRGIPPFLILYFSGNPETRAQALCLEAALKDAEIPVTTYGKGDSNHSRLNDDLGEPEDPVTQEMFNFLNRYVIR; encoded by the coding sequence ATGAATCAACAACGGATCGCATTGATTGTCTTGGCACTACTCCCCCCTTGCACAACATCCAGGGCCCAGGAGGTCAAGACTGACATCCCCTATGTCGAGAATGGTCACGAACGCCACGTCTTGGATGTCTACACGCCCGAGGAAGATGCTGAGCAAAGCCTTCCGGTCGTCTTCTGGATTCATGGCGGTGGATGGCAAACCGGTGATAAGAGTGATGTCGCCTTGAAGCCCAAGGTCTTGACCGATCGAGGGTTTCTCTTTGTTTCCACGAACTATCGCCTCCTCCCCGATGTGGATATGGAAACGCTGATGAACGACGTCGCCCAGGCGATCGGTTGGGTGCACAGGAACATCGCCGAGTACGGAGGTGATCCCAAGCGGATTGTTGTCGGTGGTCATTCCGCCGGCGCCCAGATCGCCGCTCTGCTCTGCACCGACACGCGATATCTCGGCGCTCAGGGCGTACCCTTCGATGCCCTCAAAGGCTGTATCCCGGTTGACGGAGATACCTACGACATTCCGAAAATCATCATGACCGCCGAGTTCCGGCAGGCCCTTTACGGCGGCGAGATGTTCACATTCGGTCATCGGCAAAAGTTCGGGAATGATCCCAATAAACACGTCGATTTCTCGGCGGTAACGCATGTTGCGAAGAATAGGGGAATTCCGCCCTTCCTCATCCTCTACTTCAGCGGCAATCCCGAGACGAGGGCTCAGGCTTTGTGTCTCGAGGCTGCGCTGAAGGATGCCGAGATTCCGGTTACCACATATGGAAAGGGCGACAGCAACCATAGCCGCTTGAACGACGATCTGGGAGAGCCGGAAGATCCTGTTACCCAAGAGATGTTCAATTTTCTGAACAGATACGTCATTCGCTAA
- a CDS encoding efflux RND transporter periplasmic adaptor subunit has translation MRRSLLLGSGMIILVVALAAANLRRDGGLYELDWQLMRTPPREVELATPVRAEIVETISATGKVEPVEEAEIAPQVVGRVVAVYVEDGDRVSAGDLLVQLDPTEAQARLASAEARIDRLRALIVDAEEDVQKATRDLDRTGTLATRNVATPTELADARSVLAKSQASLDVARNELIESEAMRRMSQQELQYTEIRAPIDGVVADCEVEVGEVAIAGTTNLPGALLMSILNPDLMQVRTDVDETDVPLVQNGQPARIYLQADLLAAIPGVVVRVAPRGRLKQEVVTFETIIRDEGGDQSPLRPGMTATVEIEVRRAAEVLSVPVQAVVQRRRKDLPDSPSVQSWLDRHPLAPGEAVTDLGSRYVTTSFVALEGKARARPVEVGLSDERRVEIRSGLEPDELVIVGPFRTLDELKDGDPIIVVKPGTDTEIEPTP, from the coding sequence ATGCGACGAAGCTTGCTCCTTGGATCCGGCATGATCATTCTGGTCGTTGCCCTTGCCGCCGCAAACCTCCGGCGGGACGGGGGACTTTACGAGCTTGACTGGCAACTGATGCGAACACCGCCACGCGAGGTCGAGCTGGCGACCCCCGTCCGGGCCGAGATTGTGGAGACGATCTCGGCCACCGGCAAGGTCGAGCCGGTCGAGGAGGCCGAGATTGCCCCTCAGGTGGTTGGCCGGGTTGTGGCGGTGTATGTCGAGGATGGTGATCGCGTCTCTGCGGGTGACCTGCTTGTGCAACTCGACCCAACAGAGGCCCAGGCCCGGCTCGCATCGGCCGAGGCGAGGATCGATCGCCTCCGTGCTCTCATTGTGGATGCCGAGGAAGATGTTCAGAAGGCCACGCGCGATCTTGATCGGACGGGGACGTTGGCCACCCGAAACGTCGCAACACCGACCGAACTGGCCGACGCCCGGAGCGTCCTGGCCAAGTCCCAGGCCTCACTCGACGTGGCCCGCAACGAGTTAATCGAGAGCGAGGCCATGCGGCGAATGAGCCAGCAGGAATTGCAATATACGGAGATCCGGGCCCCGATTGATGGTGTCGTCGCCGACTGCGAAGTCGAGGTCGGGGAGGTTGCCATTGCCGGCACGACGAATCTGCCGGGAGCCCTCCTGATGTCCATTCTCAACCCGGACCTCATGCAGGTTCGTACCGATGTGGATGAGACCGACGTTCCCCTGGTTCAGAACGGCCAACCCGCCCGAATCTATCTCCAGGCGGACCTCCTTGCTGCAATTCCCGGCGTCGTTGTTCGCGTTGCACCTCGGGGAAGGCTGAAGCAGGAGGTCGTTACCTTCGAGACGATCATCCGTGACGAGGGTGGCGATCAGTCGCCCCTCCGCCCGGGGATGACGGCCACGGTCGAGATCGAGGTCCGCCGCGCCGCTGAGGTTCTGAGTGTGCCTGTCCAGGCCGTTGTGCAACGCAGGCGGAAAGACCTCCCGGACTCCCCCTCCGTCCAGTCCTGGCTTGATCGTCATCCGCTCGCCCCCGGTGAGGCGGTCACGGATCTCGGCTCACGTTATGTGACGACGTCATTTGTAGCACTCGAAGGGAAGGCCCGAGCCCGTCCTGTCGAAGTCGGCTTGAGTGACGAACGCCGCGTCGAGATTCGGAGCGGACTCGAGCCCGACGAACTCGTTATCGTTGGACCATTCCGCACCCTCGACGAACTCAAGGACGGTGACCCGATCATCGTGGTCAAACCCGGGACGGACACCGAGATCGAGCCAACACCGTGA
- a CDS encoding ABC transporter ATP-binding protein, translated as MGAEKVRALDGVDLRIDANEFVAIMGPSGSGKSTLMNIVGLLDVPTSGQYWLAGRDVARLSQSEQARERGRRIGFVFQTFELLPRQTALRNVELPLVYSGVRDCRARAEEALRQVGLADRMEHRPNQMSGGQRQRVAIARALVQKPALILADEPTGNLDTRTSGEILDLFDDLHAKGQTIVLVTHEPDIAARCRRVVRLRDGRIESDDPNGGVIGC; from the coding sequence ATGGGAGCGGAGAAGGTCCGAGCCCTCGACGGCGTCGATCTCCGGATTGATGCCAACGAGTTCGTGGCGATCATGGGGCCTTCGGGATCGGGTAAATCCACCCTGATGAATATCGTTGGCTTGCTCGACGTTCCGACGAGCGGCCAGTATTGGCTCGCTGGTCGGGACGTGGCCCGCCTTTCCCAGTCAGAGCAGGCCAGGGAGCGAGGTCGGCGGATCGGCTTCGTCTTCCAAACGTTCGAGTTATTGCCGAGGCAGACGGCGCTGAGAAACGTCGAGCTCCCTCTGGTCTATTCCGGCGTCCGAGATTGTCGCGCCAGGGCCGAGGAGGCGTTACGCCAGGTCGGCCTGGCCGACCGCATGGAGCACCGCCCGAACCAGATGTCAGGTGGGCAGCGGCAGCGGGTCGCGATTGCTCGGGCCCTCGTGCAGAAACCTGCGCTCATCCTGGCCGACGAGCCTACGGGGAACCTCGACACCCGCACAAGCGGAGAAATCCTCGACCTCTTTGACGACCTCCACGCGAAGGGGCAGACCATCGTCCTCGTCACCCACGAGCCGGACATCGCCGCTCGCTGCCGCCGGGTTGTACGACTCCGAGACGGCCGGATCGAGTCCGACGATCCGAACGGGGGAGTCATCGGATGCTGA
- a CDS encoding ABC transporter permease: MLILANVHTAIEQIWANKLRSVLTVVGIVIAVTSTITVVSVVQGFTGYVAEFLQGLGTNAMWIWPERPGGEAGKRLGRVTLDLRDVEALRTECSTLRSISPLIPRPSVAVALGRTEVTTQLEGVSAEYHAIRNLPVEVGRPFAFLDVERRHPVCILGREVLRKLDAGDDLVGRTLLVDGRRFRVVGILAEKGSVLGNSQDDLVLIPYTVALTMYPAARTSIALTARALDEEQVPEAKAQIVSLLRRRHRLEAYQPNDFQIRTQDELLTAFNSISIAATAVLAGIVGISLLVGGIGIMNVMLVSVTERTREIGLRKAVGARRRDIMLQFLTEAVGLSLLGGGLGVGLGYAITAIVSLHPQMVDVAVPLWAVALGFGISAGTGVIFGILPALKAALLNPIDALRHE, translated from the coding sequence ATGCTGATTCTCGCGAATGTCCACACGGCCATCGAACAGATCTGGGCGAACAAGCTACGATCGGTCCTGACGGTTGTGGGAATCGTCATCGCAGTAACCTCGACGATCACCGTCGTTAGCGTCGTTCAAGGGTTCACTGGCTACGTGGCCGAGTTCCTGCAGGGGCTCGGGACGAATGCCATGTGGATCTGGCCGGAACGCCCCGGAGGGGAGGCGGGCAAGCGCCTCGGTCGGGTGACACTCGATCTCCGGGATGTCGAGGCACTCCGGACCGAGTGCTCCACGCTGCGTTCCATTTCCCCCCTGATCCCCAGACCCTCGGTAGCCGTGGCGCTCGGCCGGACCGAGGTGACGACCCAACTCGAGGGCGTCTCTGCCGAGTACCATGCGATCCGCAACCTACCTGTCGAGGTGGGCCGCCCCTTTGCGTTCCTCGATGTCGAGCGTCGCCATCCCGTCTGCATCCTCGGCCGAGAAGTTCTGCGTAAGCTCGACGCGGGAGATGACCTCGTTGGCCGAACGCTTCTCGTCGACGGACGACGGTTCCGGGTTGTAGGAATCCTCGCCGAAAAGGGAAGCGTGTTAGGGAATAGCCAGGATGACCTCGTGTTGATTCCCTATACCGTGGCCCTGACGATGTACCCGGCTGCCAGAACGTCCATCGCCCTGACCGCCCGAGCCCTGGACGAGGAGCAGGTCCCCGAGGCCAAGGCTCAGATTGTCAGCTTGCTCCGACGCCGGCACCGTCTCGAAGCGTATCAGCCGAACGACTTTCAAATCCGTACGCAAGACGAACTGCTGACAGCCTTCAACAGCATCAGCATTGCGGCGACGGCGGTGCTTGCCGGGATCGTTGGCATCTCACTCCTCGTCGGCGGCATCGGGATCATGAACGTAATGCTCGTCAGCGTCACCGAACGAACCCGAGAGATCGGCCTTCGCAAAGCCGTTGGCGCTCGTCGACGCGACATCATGCTCCAGTTCTTGACCGAGGCCGTCGGCCTCAGTCTCCTCGGCGGCGGCCTCGGTGTTGGCCTTGGCTATGCCATCACGGCCATCGTCAGTCTCCACCCGCAGATGGTTGATGTGGCCGTTCCGCTCTGGGCCGTCGCGTTAGGCTTCGGTATCTCCGCCGGTACAGGAGTGATCTTCGGCATTCTTCCTGCTCTGAAAGCCGCATTGCTCAATCCAATTGATGCGCTAAGACACGAATAA
- a CDS encoding dienelactone hydrolase family protein has product MEPNMIGAYGPWAASLVGEGPARLSFRHPRFGSEDLDAWRREALDRVADLLIEPEAGGVPRAAVQHRFEYDGLLVEHLSWQLPYGPPTEAVLLKPAQATGRLPAVLALHDHGGNKAFGWRKIAQISDDLHPIMREHRERDYGGVSWANELAKRGYVVLVHDTFAFASRRIRLADVPRVLKGDLEEVRPESVEEIEAYNRFASAHESVMAKSLFCAGTTWPGVFLAEDRRALDYLCSRPDVDPDHVGCAGLSGGGLRTVYLAGTDERIAAACCVGMMSTWRDYLLYKSHTHTWMIYIPGLPRDLDYPEILGLRVPRPTLVQFDEEDSLFTLPEMRRSDQILTDLYTKAGSPDRYRGTFYPGPHKFDLPMQAEAFDWFDHFLTV; this is encoded by the coding sequence GTGGAACCCAATATGATCGGGGCCTATGGTCCCTGGGCCGCATCACTCGTGGGCGAAGGACCCGCGCGTCTCTCGTTCCGGCACCCTCGGTTTGGGTCGGAAGACCTCGACGCCTGGCGGAGAGAGGCGCTGGATCGCGTCGCCGACCTGTTGATCGAACCCGAGGCCGGAGGGGTTCCCCGGGCCGCGGTCCAGCACCGCTTCGAATATGACGGTCTGCTCGTCGAGCATCTGAGCTGGCAGCTCCCTTACGGCCCACCCACCGAAGCCGTCTTGCTCAAGCCCGCCCAGGCCACGGGCCGCCTGCCCGCCGTGCTTGCCCTGCACGATCACGGCGGCAATAAGGCCTTCGGCTGGCGGAAGATCGCCCAGATCAGCGACGATCTACACCCGATCATGCGCGAGCATCGCGAACGCGATTACGGCGGAGTCAGCTGGGCCAATGAACTGGCCAAGCGTGGGTATGTGGTGCTTGTTCACGATACGTTCGCCTTCGCGAGCCGTCGCATCCGCCTGGCCGACGTTCCTCGGGTTCTCAAGGGAGATCTTGAAGAAGTCCGCCCCGAGTCGGTGGAGGAGATTGAGGCGTACAACCGCTTCGCCTCAGCTCACGAGAGCGTCATGGCCAAAAGTCTCTTCTGCGCCGGTACGACCTGGCCGGGCGTTTTCCTGGCTGAGGACCGTCGCGCGCTCGATTACCTCTGCTCTCGTCCCGATGTCGACCCTGACCACGTCGGCTGCGCCGGACTCTCCGGCGGCGGACTCCGGACCGTCTACCTCGCCGGTACCGACGAACGCATCGCCGCCGCCTGCTGCGTCGGGATGATGAGCACCTGGCGCGACTACCTCCTGTACAAGAGCCATACTCACACCTGGATGATCTACATCCCCGGCCTCCCCCGCGACCTCGATTATCCCGAGATCCTCGGTCTCCGCGTCCCCCGCCCGACCCTCGTCCAATTCGATGAGGAAGATTCCCTGTTCACCCTTCCCGAAATGCGCCGCTCCGACCAGATCCTCACCGATCTCTACACCAAGGCCGGCTCTCCCGACCGCTACCGCGGTACTTTCTACCCCGGCCCCCACAAATTCGACCTCCCTATGCAAGCCGAAGCCTTCGACTGGTTCGATCACTTTCTCACCGTTTGA
- a CDS encoding sulfatase, giving the protein MLVVVDDLGWSDLGCYGADLHETPHLDRLAGQGRRFSAAYAAPVCSPTRAAIMTGKHPARLHMTVWSEAARRRSSTGDRPLIPPATHPDLPLQEQTLAEYLRPAGYLTALVGKWHLGDSAHYPETQGFDLNIGGTHWGAPPTFFFPYHGRWSNTDEYRYVPGLPWGQPGEYLTDRLTDEALKIFEAAGDRPVFLSLNYYAVHTPIEAKSELVARYENRRSPDHQHQNATYAAMVQTVDDNVGKLLDGLDRLGIAEHTLVVIVSDNGGYINDYRGVPVTTNYPLRSGKGSLYEGGIRVPLIIRLPGSESIGEVIDDPVTVMDLFPTILDVAGVSMEPDQTEALDGTSLVPLLDDEPVNWTGHDALYWHFPHDYPTTTPVGAIRSGNWKLLEYFEDGRLELYDLDRDLGERENLAPAQPELTTELHLRLIDWRVRVNAQMPEPNPAFQTNP; this is encoded by the coding sequence TTGCTTGTGGTCGTCGACGATCTCGGCTGGTCCGATCTCGGCTGTTACGGGGCTGATTTGCACGAGACACCTCACCTGGACCGGCTTGCAGGGCAGGGGAGGCGCTTCTCGGCGGCCTATGCGGCCCCGGTTTGCTCGCCCACCCGGGCCGCGATCATGACCGGTAAGCACCCGGCTAGGCTGCACATGACGGTCTGGTCCGAGGCGGCGCGACGGCGATCCTCGACGGGTGACCGCCCGCTCATTCCTCCGGCGACCCATCCTGACTTGCCGCTTCAGGAGCAGACGCTGGCCGAGTACCTCCGCCCAGCCGGGTATCTCACGGCCCTTGTTGGCAAGTGGCACCTGGGAGACTCAGCGCACTATCCCGAGACTCAAGGATTCGACCTCAACATCGGCGGCACTCACTGGGGAGCACCCCCCACCTTCTTTTTTCCCTATCATGGGCGATGGTCGAATACCGACGAGTACCGATATGTGCCAGGGCTCCCCTGGGGCCAGCCGGGAGAGTACCTGACCGATCGGCTGACCGATGAAGCCTTGAAGATTTTCGAAGCCGCGGGCGATCGGCCCGTCTTCCTCAGTCTGAATTACTACGCCGTGCATACCCCCATCGAGGCGAAGTCCGAGCTTGTCGCTCGCTACGAAAACCGACGCTCACCCGATCATCAGCACCAAAACGCCACCTATGCCGCCATGGTGCAAACCGTCGATGATAATGTCGGGAAACTGCTCGACGGTCTCGATCGACTCGGGATCGCCGAGCACACGCTGGTCGTGATTGTCTCCGACAATGGTGGTTACATCAACGATTATCGCGGGGTTCCGGTCACCACCAATTACCCGCTCCGATCCGGTAAAGGCTCCCTGTACGAAGGGGGAATCCGTGTCCCCTTGATCATCCGCCTTCCGGGCAGTGAGTCAATCGGGGAAGTGATCGATGATCCGGTCACCGTCATGGACCTCTTTCCGACGATCCTCGACGTGGCCGGTGTTTCGATGGAACCGGACCAGACTGAGGCCCTCGATGGCACAAGCCTCGTGCCGCTGCTCGACGATGAGCCTGTAAACTGGACCGGGCACGATGCGCTCTACTGGCACTTCCCCCATGATTACCCGACCACCACTCCTGTCGGAGCAATCCGATCGGGGAACTGGAAACTCCTCGAATATTTTGAAGACGGTCGGCTCGAACTATACGACCTGGACCGAGATCTAGGTGAGCGGGAAAATCTCGCCCCGGCTCAGCCCGAACTCACGACCGAGCTGCACCTGCGGCTCATCGACTGGCGAGTCCGTGTCAATGCCCAGATGCCCGAGCCCAATCCTGCCTTCCAGACCAATCCCTGA